Proteins encoded by one window of Marixanthomonas sp. SCSIO 43207:
- a CDS encoding CAP domain-containing protein, protein MNLLKTSLLAMVLICTVTSCSKEQEPVAEENATNHVIDLNLANETDWEMANEILNLVNDHRTSQGLNALQKDQQYASAYAVDHTFYMIDLEEINHDYFEVRKEGLKDRGAKIVGENVAFGYPTAEEVVNAWLNSPGHRANIEGNYTHSGFGVMQAPDGRYYFTQLFYKK, encoded by the coding sequence ATGAATCTACTAAAAACTAGCCTACTGGCCATGGTACTAATCTGTACTGTGACATCATGTAGCAAAGAACAAGAACCAGTAGCCGAAGAAAACGCTACAAATCACGTAATTGACCTTAACCTTGCCAATGAAACCGATTGGGAAATGGCAAACGAGATTTTAAATCTTGTAAATGATCACAGAACTTCTCAAGGATTAAATGCCCTTCAAAAAGATCAACAATATGCATCTGCCTATGCTGTTGACCACACTTTTTACATGATTGACCTTGAAGAAATAAACCACGACTACTTTGAAGTAAGAAAAGAAGGTCTTAAAGATCGTGGAGCAAAAATTGTTGGCGAAAACGTAGCCTTTGGTTATCCAACCGCAGAGGAAGTAGTAAATGCTTGGTTAAATAGCCCTGGACACAGAGCAAATATTGAAGGCAACTACACGCATTCAGGTTTTGGTGTTATGCAAGCTCCAGATGGCAGATATTACTTCACCCAACTTTTTTACAAAAAATAA
- a CDS encoding 3-hydroxyanthranilate 3,4-dioxygenase has protein sequence MAIKEPFNLTKWVEENREQLKPPVGNKNLYKDAGDYIVMIVAGPNARKDYHFNETEELFYQLEGTIEVHVQDEGKKKTMKLGPGDMYLHPANVPHSPVRHENSIGLVVERKRKELNVKDGLLWFCDNCNNKLYEVYFELEDIEKDFLKHFKHFYNSKELRTCDKCGTVMETDERFTSD, from the coding sequence ATGGCTATAAAAGAACCTTTCAATCTCACAAAATGGGTAGAAGAAAACCGTGAGCAATTAAAACCTCCCGTTGGCAATAAAAACTTATATAAAGACGCCGGTGACTATATAGTTATGATTGTAGCTGGTCCCAACGCCCGAAAAGATTATCATTTTAATGAAACCGAAGAGCTTTTCTATCAACTAGAAGGAACTATTGAAGTTCATGTGCAAGATGAAGGGAAAAAGAAAACGATGAAACTCGGGCCCGGTGATATGTACCTACACCCGGCAAATGTCCCTCATTCTCCAGTTAGACATGAAAATTCGATAGGCTTGGTTGTTGAACGCAAAAGAAAAGAGCTTAATGTTAAAGACGGTCTTCTATGGTTTTGTGATAATTGCAACAACAAATTATATGAAGTGTATTTTGAACTTGAAGATATTGAAAAAGACTTTCTGAAACATTTTAAGCATTTCTATAACTCAAAAGAATTACGCACTTGTGACAAGTGTGGTACAGTAATGGAGACCGATGAAAGGTTTACTTCAGATTAA
- a CDS encoding antibiotic biosynthesis monooxygenase has protein sequence MKPPYYAVIFTSKQTQYVKGYSEMAQIMKSLAKKQPGFIDIESSRSEIGITVSYWETLEAIKNWKENLDHQTAQKLGKEKWYSWYTVRICKVEKEYSFQSS, from the coding sequence ATGAAACCACCGTATTACGCAGTCATTTTTACAAGTAAACAAACTCAATATGTGAAGGGTTATTCTGAAATGGCTCAAATTATGAAGAGTCTTGCCAAAAAACAACCAGGCTTTATAGATATAGAAAGTTCTAGAAGTGAAATAGGAATTACCGTAAGTTATTGGGAAACTTTAGAAGCTATAAAAAACTGGAAAGAAAATCTTGACCACCAAACAGCTCAAAAATTAGGTAAAGAAAAATGGTACTCTTGGTACACAGTTCGAATTTGCAAAGTGGAAAAGGAATATAGTTTTCAATCTTCTTAA
- a CDS encoding isoaspartyl peptidase/L-asparaginase family protein, translating to MKQILTLLIVFFVLFSCKNENNTSENTYKEPLETENTVPSFGIVIHGGAGTILKENMTDSLENVYRAKLEEAIKVGHTILKNGGTAMEAVTKTINIMEDSPLFNAGKGAVFTHEETNELDASVMDGATRNAGAIAGVKHIKNPINLAHAVMEHSPHVLLSGEGAERFAKEQGIETVDASYFYTESRFKTLQRVKEREGSNTTKKVSVGKDPYIKDSKFGTVGCVALDKNGDLAAGTSTGGMTNKRWNRIGDSPIIGAGTYANNATCAVSSTGWGEFFIRGMVAHDISAMMEYKGVSLQEAAKEVIQKKLPNLGGDGGIIAIDKKGNVSMEFNTPGMYRAHMDSEDNLKIAMYKE from the coding sequence ATGAAACAAATTTTAACACTTTTAATCGTGTTTTTTGTGCTTTTCAGCTGCAAAAATGAAAATAATACGTCAGAAAATACTTACAAAGAACCTCTTGAGACTGAAAATACAGTCCCATCATTCGGAATTGTCATTCACGGAGGAGCAGGTACTATCTTGAAAGAAAACATGACAGATTCTTTAGAAAATGTATATAGAGCAAAGTTGGAAGAAGCAATAAAAGTAGGACACACTATTTTAAAAAATGGAGGTACCGCAATGGAAGCTGTTACCAAGACAATTAATATAATGGAAGATTCGCCATTATTCAATGCTGGTAAGGGAGCTGTTTTTACTCACGAAGAAACAAATGAGCTTGATGCTTCGGTTATGGATGGTGCAACACGTAATGCGGGTGCGATAGCAGGAGTTAAGCATATAAAAAACCCTATTAACTTGGCACATGCTGTTATGGAACATTCGCCTCACGTTTTATTAAGTGGAGAAGGAGCCGAGCGCTTTGCTAAAGAACAAGGGATTGAAACAGTTGACGCTTCATATTTTTACACCGAAAGTAGATTTAAAACATTACAACGTGTTAAGGAAAGAGAAGGTAGCAATACAACTAAAAAGGTATCTGTTGGCAAAGACCCATATATAAAAGATTCAAAATTTGGAACTGTAGGGTGTGTTGCTCTTGATAAAAATGGAGACCTAGCAGCCGGTACTTCAACTGGAGGAATGACCAACAAACGCTGGAATAGAATAGGAGACTCACCCATAATAGGTGCCGGAACCTATGCAAACAACGCTACTTGCGCCGTTTCTTCAACAGGTTGGGGAGAGTTTTTTATAAGAGGAATGGTAGCACATGATATTTCTGCTATGATGGAATATAAAGGAGTGAGTCTTCAAGAAGCTGCAAAAGAAGTTATTCAGAAAAAACTTCCCAATCTTGGAGGAGATGGAGGTATTATTGCTATTGATAAAAAAGGGAATGTTTCTATGGAGTTTAACACTCCAGGAATGTACCGCGCTCATATGGACTCTGAAGATAACTTGAAAATTGCTATGTATAAAGAATAA
- a CDS encoding efflux RND transporter periplasmic adaptor subunit, giving the protein MKINQILTLLFFSTLLLTSCGNDKKQPQAAAQGPMPFPVLEVPTKTVTAYKNYPTSIEGVVNSEVRPKVSGYITQVLVDEGEAVKKGQLLFKLETQSLNQDAAAAKANVNAAQVEVDKLKPLVEKNIISNVQLETAKAKLAQAKSSYNSIAANIGYANVKSPVDGVVGSINFRKGALVSGQDQRPLTRVSSIDAVYAYFSMNEKDFLSFINNAEGTSIEDKIKNLPKVKLVLANGQEYEKEGVIETISGEIDQQTGTVTFRAKFDNTSGLLRNGSSGTIKVPEVYENALIVPALSTYEQQGKTFVYKVNNDSLIASSINILAEVDKIYVVNEGVEKGTVILAKGANKVKPGTKIKPQPTTMDSIVNSFNTVFK; this is encoded by the coding sequence ATGAAAATAAACCAAATATTGACGCTTCTATTCTTTTCTACATTGCTATTAACTTCCTGTGGAAATGATAAAAAGCAACCCCAGGCTGCAGCACAAGGCCCTATGCCTTTTCCGGTACTAGAAGTGCCTACCAAAACTGTAACAGCCTATAAAAACTACCCTACCAGTATTGAAGGTGTTGTTAATAGTGAAGTGCGGCCAAAAGTTTCAGGATACATTACCCAAGTGCTTGTTGACGAAGGTGAAGCAGTAAAAAAAGGACAGCTTTTATTCAAACTAGAAACACAATCTTTAAATCAAGATGCCGCTGCTGCAAAAGCAAATGTTAATGCAGCACAAGTTGAAGTTGATAAGCTAAAACCTTTGGTAGAAAAAAACATTATTAGCAATGTGCAATTAGAAACTGCAAAGGCAAAATTGGCGCAAGCAAAAAGTAGTTACAATAGTATTGCAGCAAATATAGGCTATGCTAACGTTAAAAGCCCTGTTGATGGTGTTGTAGGATCAATTAATTTCAGAAAAGGAGCATTAGTAAGTGGCCAAGATCAAAGACCATTAACACGTGTGTCATCAATTGATGCTGTTTATGCGTATTTCTCAATGAATGAAAAAGACTTTTTAAGTTTTATTAATAATGCTGAAGGAACTTCTATAGAAGATAAAATTAAAAATCTTCCGAAGGTAAAGTTGGTGCTGGCCAATGGTCAAGAATATGAAAAAGAAGGAGTTATTGAAACTATTTCTGGAGAGATTGATCAACAAACAGGAACGGTAACATTTCGAGCAAAGTTTGACAATACCAGCGGTCTATTACGCAATGGAAGTAGCGGAACCATAAAAGTTCCTGAAGTGTATGAAAATGCATTGATAGTCCCTGCGCTATCAACTTATGAACAACAAGGAAAAACATTTGTTTACAAAGTAAATAATGATTCTTTAATTGCTTCGTCTATAAATATTCTTGCCGAAGTAGATAAAATATATGTAGTTAATGAAGGTGTAGAAAAAGGAACTGTCATTCTAGCCAAAGGAGCCAATAAGGTAAAACCAGGCACTAAGATTAAACCACAACCTACTACTATGGACAGTATTGTTAATTCATTCAACACTGTTTTTAAATAA
- a CDS encoding GbsR/MarR family transcriptional regulator — MQEISKEKCKLVEELGLNVEEKHNLPPLAGRIYAFMILSNVEGHTFEDIIEITCASKSSVSTNLNLLVQLKFIEYFTKTGDRKRYFRITKNYLRITLEEYHREIDKELTLVKKVNKFNEENNPEKFKKNKNLGIIFQEYLIAQKENLELTIKKMIEFKETLDQ; from the coding sequence ATGCAAGAGATTTCAAAAGAAAAATGCAAGTTAGTAGAAGAGCTTGGGCTAAATGTTGAAGAGAAACACAATCTTCCACCATTGGCAGGCAGAATCTATGCATTTATGATTCTTTCAAATGTTGAAGGTCACACATTTGAAGACATTATAGAGATAACTTGCGCCAGCAAAAGTTCGGTGTCAACCAATCTTAACTTATTGGTTCAATTAAAATTTATCGAATATTTCACCAAAACAGGAGATAGGAAAAGATACTTCCGAATAACAAAAAATTATTTACGAATTACCTTAGAAGAGTATCATCGAGAGATTGATAAGGAACTTACTTTGGTTAAGAAAGTAAATAAGTTTAATGAAGAAAACAATCCAGAAAAGTTTAAAAAGAATAAAAACTTGGGCATAATTTTTCAGGAATACCTAATTGCTCAAAAAGAAAACCTAGAATTAACCATAAAAAAAATGATCGAATTTAAAGAAACCCTAGATCAATAA
- a CDS encoding efflux RND transporter permease subunit, whose amino-acid sequence MLKTFIERPVLSTVISIIIVILGVLGLSQLPVTQYPDIAPPTVQVNASYPGANAETILESVIVPIEEQINGVEGMTYITSSASNNGSASISVFFEQGYDPDIAAVNVQNRVSRANAVLPAEVIRAGVTTTKKQNSALLYAGLYSTNSDYDDTYIQNYLNINVKPELQRINGVGEVNVFGGKDYAMRIWLDPAKMASYGLVPSDVTNAIGEQSLEAAAGSLGQNAGESFEYVLKYKGRYKTAEEYQNIIIKAKDNGELLRVKDVGKVELDAFSYSSLSRSKGNPAISFGIFQTPGSNAQEIIEKIYTKLDELKEDFPEGVDYIVNYDTNKFLTASIGKVKTTLIEAFLLVFLVVFIFLQDLKSTLIPAIAVPVSIIGTFFFLNVLGYSINLLTLFALVLAIGIVVDDAIVVVEAVHAKLEEGAESAKKASVSAMNEISGAIVSITLVMAAVFIPITFIQGPSGVFYEQFGVTLIVAILISALNALTLSPALCAVFLKPHSENGKKKNLLQRFYTAFNTAFKATTEKYTRSLGFLVRHKWITALVLVVAAVAIFWADSTIPKGFVPTEDRGVIFVNAELPPGSSLDRSYEVSETLYEQMQTVKGIRTATVIAGRNFFSGAGSSNAMGFIILDNWEDRDSEETSVEGIIAQLNKKATAISDANIIYFTPPSVPGFGSADGFEVQLIDRASGELKALDNTANQFVGGLFQRPEIAFASNPFSTNYPQLEMDINVAKAKEAGVTISDILSTLQGYVGGIYTANFSRFGKQFRVFVQALPEDRIDKQSLNSMFLKTPSGEMAPVSQFVSLNRIYGPQTVTRFNLFNSVALNGSSAPGYSSGDAITAIEEVAEQTLPNEYDIAFSGLTREEIASSGQAGIIFLLSIVFVYFLLAAQYESYLLPFSVILSLPIGVAGAYFTTWIAGLENNIYFQIALIMLMGLLAKNAILIVEFAIQRRKDGMSLTESAIEGARVRLRPILMTSFAFILGLMPLVLASGVGAAGNRSIGTGAAGGLLIGTVFGVFIIPILFIVFQWLQEKIGKKPEAVEAN is encoded by the coding sequence ATGCTAAAAACATTTATAGAACGTCCAGTACTTTCTACCGTAATATCTATAATTATCGTGATATTAGGTGTTCTTGGGCTCTCACAACTTCCGGTAACTCAATATCCAGATATTGCACCACCTACTGTACAAGTTAACGCTTCATATCCTGGAGCCAATGCCGAAACGATACTAGAAAGTGTAATTGTTCCTATTGAAGAACAAATTAATGGTGTTGAAGGGATGACCTACATAACATCAAGTGCTAGTAACAATGGTAGTGCAAGTATTTCAGTATTTTTTGAACAAGGATATGATCCAGATATTGCTGCGGTAAATGTTCAAAACCGGGTTTCTAGAGCTAATGCTGTTTTACCTGCTGAAGTAATTCGAGCAGGAGTTACCACTACCAAAAAGCAAAATTCGGCATTATTATATGCCGGTTTGTATTCAACCAATTCAGATTATGATGATACCTACATTCAAAACTATTTAAATATCAATGTTAAGCCAGAGCTGCAGCGTATTAATGGAGTGGGTGAAGTAAACGTTTTTGGTGGTAAAGATTATGCTATGCGCATATGGCTAGATCCCGCAAAAATGGCAAGTTATGGATTGGTACCTAGCGATGTAACCAATGCAATTGGCGAACAAAGTTTGGAGGCTGCTGCCGGGTCTTTAGGTCAAAATGCTGGAGAATCTTTTGAATATGTTTTGAAATATAAAGGACGTTATAAAACTGCCGAAGAATATCAAAACATCATTATAAAAGCAAAGGACAATGGAGAGCTGCTTCGGGTAAAAGATGTAGGAAAAGTAGAATTGGATGCTTTTTCATATTCATCATTGTCTCGTTCAAAAGGAAATCCTGCTATAAGTTTTGGTATTTTCCAAACACCAGGATCAAACGCTCAAGAAATTATTGAAAAGATTTATACAAAACTTGATGAGCTAAAAGAAGATTTTCCTGAAGGCGTAGATTATATTGTAAACTATGATACCAATAAGTTTTTGACAGCTTCTATAGGTAAAGTAAAAACCACATTAATTGAAGCCTTTTTGCTGGTATTTTTAGTTGTATTTATTTTCCTCCAAGATTTAAAATCCACCTTAATTCCGGCGATTGCGGTTCCGGTTTCTATTATAGGTACATTTTTCTTTTTAAATGTTTTAGGTTACTCAATTAACTTGCTTACACTATTTGCACTAGTTTTAGCCATTGGTATTGTTGTAGATGATGCCATTGTTGTGGTAGAGGCCGTGCACGCCAAGCTGGAAGAAGGAGCTGAAAGTGCCAAAAAGGCTTCAGTATCTGCGATGAATGAAATTTCAGGAGCCATTGTATCTATTACATTGGTGATGGCAGCTGTATTTATACCTATTACCTTTATTCAAGGACCTTCAGGGGTTTTTTATGAGCAATTTGGTGTTACTTTAATTGTTGCAATATTAATTTCGGCCTTAAATGCTTTAACCTTGAGTCCGGCTCTTTGTGCAGTTTTCTTAAAACCTCATTCTGAAAATGGTAAGAAGAAAAACCTTTTACAGCGTTTTTATACTGCATTTAATACTGCTTTTAAAGCCACTACTGAAAAATATACACGCTCATTAGGGTTTTTGGTTCGTCACAAATGGATAACCGCTTTGGTATTGGTTGTTGCGGCAGTAGCTATATTTTGGGCAGATAGTACAATTCCTAAAGGTTTTGTACCAACCGAAGATAGAGGTGTAATATTTGTAAATGCCGAATTACCACCAGGATCATCTTTAGATCGCTCTTATGAAGTTTCAGAAACACTATATGAGCAGATGCAAACTGTAAAAGGAATACGAACAGCAACTGTTATTGCTGGTAGAAACTTTTTCTCGGGTGCCGGTAGTTCAAATGCGATGGGCTTTATTATTCTTGATAATTGGGAAGATAGAGATTCTGAAGAAACTTCGGTTGAAGGAATAATTGCTCAGTTAAATAAAAAAGCAACAGCTATCAGTGATGCCAATATCATTTATTTTACGCCTCCAAGTGTACCAGGTTTTGGTAGTGCAGATGGGTTTGAAGTTCAATTAATTGACCGCGCATCCGGTGAGTTGAAAGCCTTGGATAATACAGCAAATCAATTTGTTGGAGGACTTTTTCAAAGACCCGAAATTGCCTTTGCATCTAATCCTTTCAGTACAAATTATCCACAACTTGAAATGGATATTAATGTAGCAAAAGCAAAAGAAGCAGGTGTAACGATTAGTGATATTTTAAGCACCTTACAAGGATATGTAGGCGGTATTTATACAGCAAACTTTAGTCGTTTTGGTAAACAGTTTAGGGTTTTTGTACAAGCCTTACCAGAAGATAGAATTGACAAGCAAAGCCTAAATAGTATGTTCTTAAAAACACCTAGTGGTGAGATGGCTCCAGTTTCTCAATTTGTTAGTTTGAATAGAATTTACGGTCCACAAACCGTTACCCGATTTAACTTATTCAATTCTGTGGCATTAAACGGTTCATCGGCTCCAGGTTACAGTTCTGGTGATGCAATTACTGCTATTGAAGAAGTAGCAGAACAAACGTTGCCTAATGAATATGATATTGCTTTCTCAGGATTAACGAGAGAAGAAATTGCTTCATCTGGTCAAGCAGGGATAATCTTTTTACTAAGTATTGTATTTGTTTATTTCTTATTGGCAGCACAATATGAAAGTTATTTGTTGCCGTTTTCGGTAATACTTTCTCTTCCTATTGGAGTTGCAGGAGCGTATTTCACTACCTGGATTGCCGGACTAGAAAACAACATCTATTTTCAAATAGCATTAATAATGCTTATGGGGTTATTAGCAAAAAACGCCATCTTAATTGTAGAATTTGCAATACAGCGTAGAAAAGACGGAATGTCACTTACTGAGTCTGCTATTGAAGGAGCTAGAGTTCGTTTAAGACCTATTTTAATGACATCTTTTGCCTTTATTTTGGGTCTTATGCCGCTAGTATTGGCTAGTGGAGTAGGAGCAGCCGGAAACCGTTCAATTGGTACCGGAGCAGCCGGGGGATTATTAATAGGTACTGTATTTGGTGTATTTATTATTCCTATACTA